In Cyclopterus lumpus isolate fCycLum1 chromosome 2, fCycLum1.pri, whole genome shotgun sequence, the genomic stretch ATCGTTTTAGTGTGCCAATTGTCCGTCTGCAAGCCGAACTCGCTGCCATCGCTTGTTGCTCTCGGACAGCGCTTGTTCCTGTAAATCTCAGCTGTCACCCACACGCTCTTGCCATTCATGTATTCATACGCCTCTGCGGAAAAGGAAGGATAAAAAGAAGGGTGGGGTGCAAACTAGAAAGTGATAGGAAATGACAGCACTAAGCTGTCGACAGGACCGCATTTAGGACCAAAGCATTCCATCACTCTGTTTAACACATGTCCAGATATGTTTGTGCTGTAGATGCCAAGGAATTCAGAATTGTCCTTTCATCAAACTGACTACTTGCTACTAGCTCATGAATCTGACAAGTCTGCCTTACTTCATGTGTATGTATGATGCAGTAAAGCTTTAAAAGGGAAGTGTGGGTCTCATTTCTCTTATTTATTTGGTCATGCTAACTTTTCACTTGCCACCATTTGTTACAAAGTTTCAGGAAATGTGACTGCTAAAGTTTTTCAGATCAATTTAAATGTGGCAAATATTTTAGCACCCATGAAGTAACCCGTGAGTTTAGCTATGGTAGCTCCCTACTTCTGGGGCAACTTGGGAGCTAACGAAACAGCGACCTGGTCATCTTCACATATTGGTTTGTTAATTTACATTACAAGGCCGTGGCTCAATTTTGCATCTGTGCATGCGAGAATTAGTTCTGAATGATTTGTTTACAATGTTGTCTTATTCCCACCAAAGTGCGCAACCTAGGAGCCAAGAGAAGGAAGTCCCGCTAAACTGCTAGCATGGTTAGCCAGCTGGTCGCTCCCTCAGAGCATTTAATTTCATTAGCTAATCATAACTTCAGGGTTTGCTTTAGCATGGGCTCAGTGTTTGGAATGATTCATGTTACATTACAATGAATTTAAACCAAACAAGATAcaggtctttatgctaagctaaccggcagCTGGCTCTTGCTTTATATTCAGCATAAACAGATGAGAGTGGTATAAATCTTCttagcaagaaagcaaatgaaGCCATATCCATCTGTGATCTTAAATTGTGCAATTATGCCATGTCCATAATTTGAAGGCTGCATTGAAAATTATAAATGAAAGTGTTTGACAACATTTTGGGTGCAAATTTAGGAGGCTCAACTCCTCAAAAAGCAGGGAAACCCATTCGAAACAAAAGGGCTTTGTGAATattatataaacataaaaaaagcctatttaacataataatatcatttatttatcatattttttaaGTGTGGAGTGGATCCTAAATTACATAAAACTAGTTGTATCTTTCATTTGCCATAACTGGTTCAGTTCCTTGAGTGAAGGATGCTATTCAACTCAAGATTGTTATTATCAAAGAATAGAATTGGCTCAGATGTGGCGCGTCAGCGGAGCCATTTGTCGACAGTTTTGCGAATGCAAAGCCGCGAGAAACGCACTGTAGGAGAAGAGAGGGTCCCCATGAGGAACACCTCGTTAGCCTCAGCCGGGAAACGGAGTCTTTGTACTTAGGTAATGCTCAGAGTAATTGGCAGCACTGCAGCGGAAGGCAGAGAGAAAGTACATAAAAGACACCGCGGAGATAATTGAGCAGAAAAGGTGAGTTTGACTAAAGCACTTTTCTGTTCGGTTTGTAGGGGTAGACTGGAGCAACCAGCAGGCGCAATCAGCCTTTAATGGAGCGATGCACTGACTGCACTTCCTCTAATAATTCCCATCCCGATAGTAATTTCGCTCACTGTTCTGCTGCGTCAAAAAAACGTTAATAACAAGTCGGCAAAATCACCTGAATGAATGGATTCTGGCATTTGGATATTACCAGAAAATATGCTGGACAAGAAGTGATGACACATAACTCAATAAGAATGAAACATTAAGCAAGAAGCTTGTCAAGAAAAAAGATGGATTGACTCTGCTTAACGATCTTTTGGTGTAAATAGAAGGATTTCTTGCCGTTATCGGGCACCTGAAAATATACAAAGTTGCCCTGTGTAGCCTTCAATAGAATAATTCTTATAACTGCGAATGAGGCCCTGAATGAGTGATATAaccacaataaacacaacagcAGCTGAAAAGCATACTGATTCATTACTGAGGTAGTAATGagtcctcattcttcaacagaAAAATGAACCTTTGGCACAGAAAGAACCTAAAGACAAGTATTTACAAGAACACAAGACTCATATTCTCAATGTAGTTTCTCACTAAAATGTCTCTCAGCCAGTGAACGAACCACCATGACAAAACGAAGCTACACAAAGAGCACAGGCACTTGATGTTCTCTTGGGGATGCAACAAAGCGGATGCTGCcaatcaaacaaaagaaaaagaatgtcACCAAACTGAGACCCGCCTCACATTCTGCAACCATGCACACAGAATCTGAAGAGACCTTTTCAAAAAGGCCTCACAAATGAGGGCAGGGGTGTTACTCAGCACGTGACTCATGGCATATCAATATGAAGAGTGAAAAACAGAAGATTGAAAAACACGATGCACACGGTAACCGCCGCCCCAGCAGCCACTATTTGCGACCGGCTCCGCCCGAGGCTCAGCAGTTGCCGGTGGTGCTGACGGTGGTGTAGCTGACTTTGGACACGGAGGTGGCCATCGACGTGGCCATGGAAGTGGCGTTGACGCCATCTTCGCcaccctccttcctcctgcacaACCAGCGGCCGAGCCggttgctgcagcagcaggcgAAGGTGGACAGCAGGGCCTGGCGGAAGCGCATGTTCATGAAGCAGTAAATGATGGGGTTGACGCAGGCCGAGGAGTAGGACAGCAGGTGAATGAAGGAGATGGGTGCTCCCGAGAGGGCTCTGGAGGCGGACCTCAGGTCGAAGGCCTTCCAGGTGTTGGCTGAGTACAGGGGCATCCAGCAGATGAAGAAGAGCGCCACGATCACCATCAGCATGCGGATGACCCGCTTCTTGGCCTGCAGCTTGGCGTCCGGGGTGTTGGCGCGGGccttcttgtccttcttggCCTGGGCGGCACCAGACGCCGCCGAGAGGGTGGGGAGCTCCACGGCGGAGGAGGGCTTTTTGGACACCTGGACGTAGCAACCGTCGTCCTCGTCATTGGATACCGGGGCGGCCTTTCCCCCGCCATTCTTCTGGCCTGTGGAGGGTCAGAAAGTGCACAGCTTTGGTAAACTTCAACATGCTGTGAATTGCCAAACACTAAAGGATACAGGGATGCGTGAAGGATGGAAGTTCATGAATTCATTCCGCATCCTGGAGGAATAAAACACTATGCTTAGCAATGGACTAACCGTTGCTACCGAAGGCTATTTCAGATGGTCTCAACCTTGATGAATCACACACACGGCTCCATGGAAACCGGAGCTCCTCATGCACACAGTAACAACAGCAGCTGTAGGGACCACATTTCTTCTAAACCTAATAGattttttccttttctataGGGACTACCAGCTGTAAGGCCTCGCAGGAATTCCAAACACGTGTGAAAAACCAAGCAGAGTCGGTAGTCCGACAACTGAGAATTCTATTTTTGTATGCAACAGGTGCAGAATTACTAGGTAGCAATTAAATATGTAATTCTCCAGTTgaggtaaaacaaacaaatctccCTTCGCAGAGAGTGTCAACattaaaacacttaaaaatgcattcaaacagATGTGCATTAATTTGGAATTTGATTCTGTCATTATTGGCAGGTGTCGTGTTTGACCTGCTGTAGCCTCTCTGATGTATTATTGCACACACAGGTCTATAAAAAGTGAGATGGATGTTTTCATCACCGCCATGAAATAAATTGATGTGAACACAAAAGTCTGTTACAGCTGGATGGAATTTATGATGGTTCTCACCGGTGGTCTCTTTGCTCTGGGCCCCCTCAAACTGCATGCCTCGGAAGAGCTCTCTGGAGATCATACCGTAGGCTACCATCATCACCACTCCCGGGACGAAGAATAAagtgaacagcagcagcacataCCTGGAAAACAGCCAGAgtggaaagagaagaacaaaacacaGAGGGTGAGAAGAAGTTGAATCAGCGCTCAAAACCAACCGAAAACATCAGATGTTCTAGCCACAGGCAGGAAAAGTTGCTTGGGAATAATAAAAGAGAATAATACAAGTAAAGTGATACAAATACCAATGAGTACTTCATAGTATTGCCATACTTTCCAAAGTTGTTGTAGGCTCTCGACTACAGTGGTCGACACAGGCCGTATGGCTTGTAGCTGTTGCGGTTCGTGGGCCAATCATACGTCGTCCCTTTCATTTGAGGAACGCTTGCAGGTATTGGCTGTGAGCAGAAAC encodes the following:
- the LOC117745383 gene encoding cholecystokinin receptor-like, encoding MPLQAANASALEAAGCAQPGNLSLEVGDYNVSCMNGSELRRPGRGVKEMDSFRIVLYILIFLLSVFGNLLIIVVLVLNKRMRTVTNSFLLSLAVSDVMMAIFCMPFTLIPNILEDFIFGAAMCKAISYFMGISVSISTFSLMAIAIERYSAICNPLKSRSWQTQSHAYRVIAATWVVALLMMVPYPVFSVIRTFPKSNGTVGHMCRLDWPRREAEQTWYVLLLFTLFFVPGVVMMVAYGMISRELFRGMQFEGAQSKETTGQKNGGGKAAPVSNDEDDGCYVQVSKKPSSAVELPTLSAASGAAQAKKDKKARANTPDAKLQAKKRVIRMLMVIVALFFICWMPLYSANTWKAFDLRSASRALSGAPISFIHLLSYSSACVNPIIYCFMNMRFRQALLSTFACCCSNRLGRWLCRRKEGGEDGVNATSMATSMATSVSKVSYTTVSTTGNC